The sequence GATAATGTAATcaatccaaaataaacaaaaaatgtttcactGGCCTGAGTCAAGTGCTAAACTCTCTCCAgaaattctgtttgtgtttctgtagctATGTGTAATACCTGTAATAACTGTGCCTAaacatatgtacatatgtacCAACATATGTATTGGTACTTACATGTTCTGTTCTCAGCATGTCAATGAGCTGATCAAATACAGGGGTTCGCAGCAAATCTCTGTGAATAAGCAGGGTCTCCATGGCATTACAGGCCGCAGGGTAGTCACATTTTGAGTCTCTTACTAAAATGAAACATAGTATGTTAGTATACTGATTCAGCAGTTCTGGGTTAGCCTAACAAGTTAACCACTCCTACAACTACAAGATACTATGTACACCACTGTGACCAAAtcacagcagaaatattttctcCAACCTTCACACAAGAACCACATACCAATATCAATAGCTTTATCTATGCTGGCACTGCTGTCAATATAGACGTGACAGACACCCTCGCTGTGGCCCAGTACAGGAATCCCCTTCGCTGCCCTTTGGATGTCCCGGACCAGCTCGGACGATCCCCTTGGAATGATTAGGTCGATCATCTTGTCTAGTCTGCACAGATCCTCAACTTCTTCACGTGTGCTCACCTACAGGGATAATAATGTAACACAGACTTAATACTGTAACCATGTAAAAATGTGCACTGCGTTTAGATAATGATGTTTACATCCTTACCAGCTGAATAGCATCTGACACTCCATGAATGGAAAGTGCTTCCTGAGTGAGCTGATGCAGAACTTTATTAGTGTTGGAAGCTTCTTTACCCCCCTTCAGTAGCAAAGCATTTCCACTGGCAATAGCCAGAGCTGACACCtgaaatgccaaaataaaaatgcaagtCACACTTCCAATGATAAACAGATTAAAGGTCTCTGACTGTAAAAGGACTGCCAGCTAATAGTAATAAAGTCTACATGCTGCGCACTGGGCTCGACTGACCTGTGGGAGACAATCAGGACGTGACTCAAATATAACAAGCAGGACTCCGATGGGGACCGTGATCTGTTCCAGCTCCAGGTTGTTGGCCACCCTGGTCCTCCTCAGCACCCGACCCACGCTGTCCCTGGAGGACACCGCAATCTGACGCAGACCAATGGCAAGACTGTTCAGCTTAGCAGTTGACAGACTCAGTCTGTTGATAAGCGCCTGGGAGAAACAACCTACAAGAAAACACAAGGagtaaaaagacagaaaaagcagtACTATACAAATCCAAACAAAGATACTTGTTTGCTTTCAGTAAGCGGACATATGGTAAGACAGAAGTGAAAACTTAATTAATCCGTTTGAAGAGCAGTCTCTTTACAAGCTACAACCCAAGATAGGTCTTGCCAGACCTATAAatactatatactatacatTCATAGGCCTTCAGCTGAGAAGCTGCCTGAGCCACTCCAGAGATACAATAAAAGCTAACCAATGCTGTCACACAGATGACCTCTGCCTCCTTCATATGCCAGTTTTCCTAAGTAAAAATCGTACAGGTGTGTGCTCAGCACTGACAGTCAGATGACTGCATGCAGCTGTAGACCAGTGTTGGGTCACCCTTCTTCTGTACCTGATGCTGTTGCTACCTCCATGTCTCTTTTGTTAGCACTCAGGATctcatctttcttctctgtAAGCAGCTCAGCAAGACAGCAGATGATCTCTCCTctctagaaaaacaaacagaggcaCACATCCTGATATGATTAACATTTACCACTATCAAGAATAATTAAAGCTACTGCTGCTGAATGTAAATATGATGGCCCTGGGGAGccattgcatttttttccattttagtgTTATCCTCTCTGTCTCGtcttatttaaattaatttaggAAGGATACAAGGAGATCTGCATATATTTAGGGGACTTTAACTAAAATTACCTAAATGAAAACATTGCATTAAATCTTAATATACCttaatattttttatgaaaaaattaaatgaaatatatgcCATCCCACTGTTTCTATGTGACTACTGCAattaaacctaaaaaaaaaaaaaaagacttatcTCCCATGACAACATATACCACAGCATTTGAAATCTCACTTCAGTTAGCCAGGCCACAAGAAACTCACTTGTTCAGGGAGCAGGGAGGCCAAAACCCTGCCTGAATTTCGGGCCATCTCTGCCTGCTGCTCCACCGTTGGACCTGGTGGTGGTAATAATacacacatcacatataaaaGCACAGACAGTGGATAAAATATTCTTCCCAGATCGTCATTCCCAGTACCTGCAGGTTTCACTTCGGAGAAGAAGGTGCCAACTTTCTTCCCTTCTACAATGTCTGTAATGACGTGACCAGTGACTTTAGGATGTGTGCCGTTGGCAATGACAACAGACGTACCACCCTGCAGTGCCCAGAGTGCTGCTTTCACCTGAATGAGATAATGTTGTCAAGTACAATCAAACTTTATGATTCAACCAACAAtctttttttcagataaagATGAATTTGTCTGTCATACTGACCTTGGCTTCCATGCCACCAATGCCAACTCTAGACTTCGTGCCATAAGTGATTGACTGCTGGTCACCGGGATAGAATATATCAATGAGCTTAGCATCATCTGTGCTTGGGGGACTGTCATATAAACCTGTAAGAAACAATGTTTGTCATCACCTTTTTGTCCTTCACTGAACTAGAGCAGCCACACTGATTTTGTTAGTTGATTACCtgataacaataataactaTGGACAATTTTATTATGCAACTGctggaaaacagacaaaaatattaaCAGCTGTATTTCATAAATtcacaaatgaaatgttttaaacatttgcatGCAAATTGTCCTTAGCCCCCTTTGAAAAGatttaacacaaactgaactaATGTGAAAGCTTAcacacaatttaaataaaatcatatcaAATTAGTGGTTATTTCTCTACCTTCAACATCAGACAGGGCAATAAGGAGGTCTACTTTCATTTCAACAGCCAGCCGTGCTGCCAAACTGTCATTATCTTTGATGCTTAttacctgaaaaacaaacagacatttcaTTAAGCCAAAACGAAAATCACTTTATCATTTTATACTGAATAATGACAGCTTATCAGTTGCAGCCGTGCAAAAACCTCCCAGTCCTATTCAGATACAAAACAATCAACATATTGAGATAACACAACCAGGTCTGtgcacaaaaagcagaaaataagacCACCATACTTGAATTAGTACAGTGCATTTAAAGCAGGAATTAAAATCATATGTATGCGAATTAAAATATTTGAGAGCAGGGAAATGTAAGTGAAAAGAAACATATGTCATTAATTGCTTTAAGCAATCCACCATTACAGTTCTGGAACACATTTAGCATTTCAAGCATAACCTTCACATGATACCTACATTTACCCCTTGAAGGTCACTGTTGGGAACAGGAGGTGGAACAACAGCATCGTTGGTGTTGATGATAGGAACTATGTTCATCCTCAGTAGTTCATAGAGTGTACTGTTCAGGTTGCGACGCTTCTGCTCATCATGGAAATCCAGGTTAGTGACCAAAATCTACAGAAGGGGAGGACACACAGATATAGAATTAATTAAGTGCTTTTAAGTAATTTGTTGTCAAGACTAAATTCTGTGAGAAATCAAACACATACTTGTGCAGTGCAGGTGCTGTACTGGGTGAACATAGCTTCATACAATGCCATCAGGCCACTCTGTCCAGCAGCTGCACATGCCCTTGCCTCCAAAACTGGGActgactgaaaaacatgaacaaaattaaGTGTGGTAAATGTTTATGTCTATTTAAATAAGGACTTAATTTCCCGGGGTTAAAGATTATTGGTCACCATGTCCTTGAGTTGGTTTTGTCCAGAATGCAAGGCTTGTCTGACGCTTTGAGACAGCAGGATCTCATGTCTCAGTCTCTGCTTCCCAAATGCCACAGCTCCACTGGTAACAATCATCATCTCCCTGCCTTGATTCTGCAGCATGGCCACCTGACAGGACACACACAAGTAATAACactcagtttcttcttcttcacactTACACAACCATCATCAGCAATTGTtgcttttgtttacttttttttttttaatgcggTGTTACCTGTTCGACTATTGAAGCTAGTCGTCCCAGCGCCAGACCACACTCATCTCCACGTGTCACCACAGCACTCCCAAGCTTCACTACAATGCGTTTGGCCTGTTTTAACTCACTGCGGTGGGCAAAAGACTTCCCATGGGCCCGAGGCAGTGAGactgcaaagaaaacataaagtCCCATTTTATTACACAGTATTCATCATGAGAGTGATGATAACAGAGGTGCCCACTTAGGGTATAACAAAAGAAGCTGTTACAAAGAAGGTACTTACATTTGGCTTGAGAGAACGTTCTGATGGAGACTGGACAGACATTTGACTGCCGGACCCTGGATGGCAGGCGGGAGCACAAGGCCAGCCTGGCAAACATGGCACTGACACTTCAAGACAGCTGTGACGGACACACAAACCAGCTTCAGGTGACTCTACCAGTGAAAGAACCTCATCAGAGACAAACTGTGCTTGGCTGTGACAGACAGACCGGATGGCTACAACAAGGATGAAGCTAAAAAGTCATTATATCAAAGGCTGGCATCATGTGCTCTGATGTTGTCAGGACTGTGCAGGTACTTGAACCTGAACACTGAGCCAGTGAAGATGATGCAATTGCACTAGTTAGAAAGACATGGAAGCTAAAAGCAAGAGGCCAGGCGCTATTCACACCCAGCAAACCTCAGCATTACCACAGGTGAACCCTTTAGCCTTTAGCCTTTAGCTATAGTGAATAAGCCCAAGTGTAGCTTCGCTAGCTAACCTTAGCTTAGCTGTTAATAGGCAGCTTACCCTGAGTTCAGCTGCTGTTTACGACAGAATGCACCAAGACGTTTTTCCAGAAGC is a genomic window of Mastacembelus armatus chromosome 15, fMasArm1.2, whole genome shotgun sequence containing:
- the LOC113132182 gene encoding delta-1-pyrroline-5-carboxylate synthase-like; this translates as MFARLALCSRLPSRVRQSNVCPVSIRTFSQAKFSLPRAHGKSFAHRSELKQAKRIVVKLGSAVVTRGDECGLALGRLASIVEQVAMLQNQGREMMIVTSGAVAFGKQRLRHEILLSQSVRQALHSGQNQLKDMSVPVLEARACAAAGQSGLMALYEAMFTQYSTCTAQILVTNLDFHDEQKRRNLNSTLYELLRMNIVPIINTNDAVVPPPVPNSDLQGVNVISIKDNDSLAARLAVEMKVDLLIALSDVEGLYDSPPSTDDAKLIDIFYPGDQQSITYGTKSRVGIGGMEAKVKAALWALQGGTSVVIANGTHPKVTGHVITDIVEGKKVGTFFSEVKPAGPTVEQQAEMARNSGRVLASLLPEQRGEIICCLAELLTEKKDEILSANKRDMEVATASGCFSQALINRLSLSTAKLNSLAIGLRQIAVSSRDSVGRVLRRTRVANNLELEQITVPIGVLLVIFESRPDCLPQVSALAIASGNALLLKGGKEASNTNKVLHQLTQEALSIHGVSDAIQLVSTREEVEDLCRLDKMIDLIIPRGSSELVRDIQRAAKGIPVLGHSEGVCHVYIDSSASIDKAIDIVRDSKCDYPAACNAMETLLIHRDLLRTPVFDQLIDMLRTEHVKIHAGPRFASYLTFSPSEVKSLRTEYGDLECCIEVVDTMQDAVDHIHKYGSSHTDVIVTENEETAEQFVQQVDSACVFWNCSTRFADGYRFGLGAEVGISTARIHARGPVGLEGLLTTKWVLRGEGHTVADFSEQGSMKYLHESIPVPQGSFT